The Vitis vinifera cultivar Pinot Noir 40024 chromosome 12, ASM3070453v1 genome has a segment encoding these proteins:
- the LOC100243758 gene encoding DNA-directed RNA polymerases II and V subunit 6B translates to MADDDYNDMDMGYEDEPPEPEIEEGAEEDADNNNNEDIPDAIETAEKEQVPVERSRKTSKYMTKYERARILGTRALQISMNAPVMVELEGETDPLEIAMKELRERKIPFTIRRYLPDGSYEDWGVDELIVEDSWKRQVGGD, encoded by the exons ATGGCGGACGACGACTACAACGATATGGATATGgg ATATGAGGATGAACCTCCAGAGCCTGAGATTGAA GAGGGTGCAGAGGAGGATgctgataataataataatgaagacATTCCGGACGCTATCGAGACTGCAGAAAAAGAACAGGTGCCTGTAGAACGTTCTCGAAAGACTTCCAAGTATATGACAAAATATGAAAGGGCAAGGATCTTGGGTACCCGTGCTCTGCAGATCAG CATGAATGCGCCTGTGATGGTTGAGTTGGAGGGTGAGACTGACCCACTTGAG aTTGCGATGAAAGAACTTCGTGAGAGGAAGATACCCTTCACCATTCGGCGCTACCTGCCTGATGGAAG TTATGAAGACTGGGGGGTTGATGAATTGATTGTAGAAGACTCATGGAAGAGGCAAGTGGGTGGTGATTGA